TGCGCATACTCCTCGGTGTGTTTGAGCATGTGCGGGCGCGGACCTACGATGGACATTTCGCCTCGTAGCACGTTTAAGAATTGTGGCAGCTCGTCAATATTCGTCTTTCTAATAATGGCCCCTACGCGGGTAATGCGGGCGTCGCCTCGGCTGGCTTGCCGATGATTTGCCTCATCGTTGACATGCATGCTTCTAAACTTGAAGCAATAAAATGGCTCGTTGTCTTTGCCAGTCCGCAACTGCTTAAAAAACACGGGACCTTTTGATTCCAATCTAATGATAAGGGCTACCAGAGGAATTAACCAACTAAGTAGGAAAGCAACTACGAGCAAAGCGAACAGGACGTCAA
This genomic stretch from Hymenobacter sp. PAMC 26628 harbors:
- a CDS encoding exopolysaccharide biosynthesis polyprenyl glycosylphosphotransferase, coding for MEYNFPLTRNEYTVRTRGSQRITTHEIRPLSAKRAFDVLFALLVVAFLLSWLIPLVALIIRLESKGPVFFKQLRTGKDNEPFYCFKFRSMHVNDEANHRQASRGDARITRVGAIIRKTNIDELPQFLNVLRGEMSIVGPRPHMLKHTEEYAQVVNNFMQRHTVTPGITGLAQVRGFRGETKEVIAMAKRVKVDIWYIKNWSMLLDLKIVIMTVLQAIKGHKNAF